In a single window of the Cydia pomonella isolate Wapato2018A chromosome 2, ilCydPomo1, whole genome shotgun sequence genome:
- the LOC133534799 gene encoding uncharacterized protein LOC133534799 encodes MSNSSTSMKNHTKKASSSRDRDRNKSMASESGGSSQCDTPPLNEKDSTTSQGKFAGVSADSVQCMADQVGAEINVEAATNLAEDVSYKLRQTICAIALHSEMIKKSRVDTWDVNTVLTLSDTSPVVGANTVKYATVGEGKICCALEPVMNVTEYAMTSQSYVYSTTPTVSVEWITDEKSLNNNTNISAALQNYYTKVARAILNLRKKPKELAVEDLTTNTRIGPIFPNLFNLAVLVLNDDNLNALNVPAKKPLQANVLDMVDALCSNPCSLDTNIQQQFQRLFPVMVSNILGNGSLADKMVLILTKITRTWPSFITIGKGILFDYLSQGTCERLTAPMIRCVVALGRRALVQCLGDHLDHLDARVHTPRKDHAGVGLREALLDVSTCLLRSERTTFLEDFVMTDYTLYEMLGDSILPRRTLFHYKDEKPVHTTNPDKTSDEEFPYVLPVRPIVRRPRIRSIPFMKKLNSIHREAVFEPTKYSTKSIHIKLKSCRTREIPLKLTRVQITRAQMNLNTSASCVISAPSGEVVVACGRLTRFKYKLSNSDTFPMFGALTL; translated from the exons ATGTCAAATTCATCAACAAGTATGAAAAACCACACGAAGAAAGCAAGTAGCAGCAGGGACCGGGACAGAAATAAATCCATGGCGTCAGAATCAGGAGGCTCGAGTCAGTGTGATACTCCTCCACTCAATGAAAAG GACAGTACCACATCTCAGGGTAAGTTTGCTGGAGTCAGTGCCGACTCAGTGCAATGCATGGCTGACCAAGTTGGCGCTGAGATCAATGTTGAGGCTGCCACGAACTTGGCAGAAGATGTCAGCTACAAGTTGCGACAGACTATATGT GCCATTGCTTTACACAGTGAGATGATAAAGAAGTCCCGAGTGGACACATGGGATGTGAACACAGTGCTGACCCTCTCGGACACAAGCCCTGTGGTCGGAGCAAACACTGTGAAGTATGCCACTGTTGGGGAAGGAAAGATCTGCTGTGCACTT GAGCCTGTGATGAATGTGACTGAATATGCGATGACGTCACAGAGCTATGTATACTCCACAACCCCCACTGTGTCCGTGGAATGGATCACAGACGAGAAGAGCTTgaacaacaacacaaacataaGTGCTGCGTTACAAAATTACTATACTAAAGTAGCAAGAG CAATATTGAACCTCAGAAAGAAACCTAAAGAATTAGCAGTGGAAGATCTGACGACGAACACTCGGATCGGGCCGATTTTCCCGAACCTGTTCAACCTGGCGGTGCTGGTGCTGAACGATGATAATCTGAACGCGCTAAATGTGCCTGCTAAGAAACCACTACAAGCCAATGTGCTTGATATGGTCGATGCGCTGTGTTCTAATCCATGTAGTTTGGATACCAACATACAGCAGCAG TTTCAGCGCTTGTTTCCTGTGATGGTGTCCAACATCCTCGGCAACGGCTCTCTAGCAGATAAGATGGTTCTAATACTCACCAAAATCACAAGGACATGGCCTTCGTTTATCACAATAG GCAAAGGCATCCTGTTCGACTACCTTTCGCAAGGCACGTGCGAGCGGCTGACGGCGCCGATGATCCGCTGCGTCGTAGCGCTAGGCCGGCGCGCGCTCGTGCAGTGCCTCGGCGACCACCTCGACCACCTGGACGCCAGGGTTCACACGCCGAGGAAGGACCACGCCGGAGTCGGCCTCAGGGAGGCTCTGTTG GACGTGTCGACGTGCCTGCTCAGGTCCGAGCGGACGACGTTCTTGGAAGACTTCGTCATGACTGACTACACCCTGTATGAGATGCTGGGCGACTCGATCTTACCGCGACGGACACTGTTTCATTATAAAG ATGAAAAGCCAGTACACACAACGAATCCTGACAAAACATCGGACGAAGAATTCCCATACGTACTACCCGTTCGACCTATCGTGCGGCGCCCTAGAATCAGATCCATACCCTTCATGAAGAAACTGAACAGTATCCACAGAGAGGCAGTATTCGAACCCACCAAGTACTCCACGAAAAGTATACACATAAAGTTAAAAAGTTGCCGGACAAGAGAAATCCCGCTAAAGTTAACTAGAGTGCAAATAACTAGGGCCCAAATGAACCTCAACACAAGTGCGTCATGTGTGATAAGTGCGCCGAGCGGCGAAGTGGTGGTCGCCTGCGGGCGCTTGACTAGATTTAAGTATAAACTCAGTAATAGTGATACATTTCCAATGTTTGGAGCTTTAACATTGTag
- the LOC133534806 gene encoding protein YIPF6, which produces MTSFDAKFDMYPAGDVGVVEGEMNVPTRGVPSGDSMEFNTLDEPIKETFLRDLRAVGNKFYHVLIPREKTSLLKEWDLWGPLLLCTLMATFLQGSAERADDSNDGGPEFAEVFVLVWIGAAVVTINSKLLGGNISFFQSVCVLGYCLFPVALALVICRIILFSTQNTFLFFLRFVISMIGFMWATFAATKFLGDSQPEGKKALAVYPICLFYFILSWLVVSHSNV; this is translated from the exons ATGACATCGTTTGACGCAAAATTCGAT ATGTATCCAGCAGGAGATGTGGGAGTGGTggagggggaaatgaatgttcCAACACGGGGAGTGCCCTCCGGCGACAGCATGGAATTTAACACCCTAGATGAGCCCATTAAAGAAACATTT ctTCGTGACCTTAGAGCTGTTGGTAACAAATTCTACCATGTCCTTATACCCAGAGAAAAGACCAGTTTGTTAAAAGAAT GGGACCTCTGGGGTCCGCTGCTGCTGTGCACGCTGATGGCCACGTTCCTACAGGGCTCCGCCGAGCGCGCCGACGACTCCAACGACGGCGGACCCGAGTTTGCTGAGGTGTTCGTACTCGTTTGGATAGGCGCCGCCGTTGTCACCATCAACTCCAAACTTTTGGGTGGCAATAT CTCATTCTTCCAGTCGGTGTGTGTACTGGGCTACTGCCTGTTTCCCGTGGCGCTGGCGCTAGTCATCTGTCGCATTATACTATTCTCCACACAGAACACCTTCTTGTTCTTCCTCCGCTTCGTCATATCCATGATCGGGTTTATGTGGGCGACTTTTG CGGCCACTAAATTCCTAGGCGACAGCCAACCAGAAGGCAAGAAGGCCCTCGCGGTGTACCCTATATGCCTGTTCTACTTCATCCTGTCGTGGCTCGTCGTGTCGCACAGCAACGTCTAG